Proteins from a genomic interval of Drosophila melanogaster chromosome 2R:
- the lig gene encoding lingerer, isoform K has protein sequence MSTQTRSGGGGGGGHARNQKKSNASNSGGGGTGHHDGVSHAAAAGKKGGQDASKTDKPEKAQPKATTEQLRIAQITNSTTEDPQINEKVLLLLTMTQRSEEEVCCALNECDYDLEAAANFLIEELPQGAFAKYEKKRKNKAANNTADGAAGDGDWADGNGNADRREKSRNRSSNRGGTRGSSDSRGWRGRETRENERNQRESREPWSGQNAGQDRGDDRANDNYRGQRNGGGRSGPGGGGRGGGFVSRSGRGGGRMGGRTGGPRGDRGSGGPGGAYGSGRGGNANEDHHEVELWDNTIAQNAEKQQQAHDDAWGDWNNEEYEGSLKDSKVFTTSNLATQSAANVVSGTGASVTAVPAAAGTEISAPPGLEHQLVQQGSHLEESSSSGPAAVTPPATLSGSATTPLLQYSAAVSNPPPQLQSQGTQSGAGTGASAAAGGGAGSTPSSFVSASPDTFSSAASAAATLVHQAQKQQQLQQQTTPIKPSATLSVEQSQYFNSLASQGVSPGSVPVQSAPAGYAQNPVAAYSQTSTSVGVSQYPNTYANVFASGTAAGAGTAEQSQQQPQIRRARVKLPPPSKIPASAVEMPGDNALNNIGYLDVQFGALDFGTDDGFEPLPEKVGSGFSIDGQQQQQQPDDYQSKSQQQQQVTLAAGLQSSQISDALNAAGYTSRSTSQQQQGVSSAVNATIDQLTKSDPYGQTGGSGNAYQNAYQSSGASKTASGFPTTAPGGYSSSTYANVQSSVANSYQQQGYGSYQPSSYQQQAGSGAQSGTGAVSGGGGTATQNIPVGGSSSQNSTSVSTSSGVSSNSGSTGNGGVVSGQTGANQAAVSNNNSVSGSSSVSNVTAGVASGNVAGVGGGVSQSGVSSGVGVPGGSASSVGVNVNNNSSSASSVGAATVAQTATGTTAAVLASLTNKNTSSSNSSGSGGSAATTTGNASGQGAGASTGGVGSSSGAGGAGSGGGSGSGLVPTNIQMVSQYIQTGLPYYQQPVYSYEELQMMQQRVPHVQGYYDLNYPPASLGAGRDNLGSVTYSAMNDGRFARTDNNSSPVGNVSSTMSQQAGSSAPMLNVPYAYFYGGNVMPGSFQYGTPAIYPQIPAANTASGQQFPKPSYSAGYGSTSYDTLSQTTQDYSKGGYSSSVNQQSKTQTVSNQSQAGTGSDLTSSMYGKGHVALNKVNSYEKQSFHSGTPPPFNMPNTQTAGGTSAQPYGMYLPMPAAGHHNMIHQPIHQDSNSAGQRQQSTSQSKSAGKQGYSPSYWAGQNXLPENTIWRPLQIARANDFYSLRSNSSSTTTITTTTTTTTPIHHIYSKSSASNARTLPITLGTNSKVTTIAASNSTTSVDASNTPTAAIVKTTTSAMPGIPGQLLMLVKEQQQPQPQPPPQQQQHQALADKVGSEKSSPASENDYLIYDDKRSYFT, from the exons ATGAGCACACAAACTCGTTCAGGCGGCGGGGGAGGCGGCGGCCATGCCCGCAACCAGAAAAAGTCAAATGCCAGCAACTCCGGCGGAGGAGGAACCGGCCATCACGATGGAGTCTCACATGCTGCGGCCGCTGGCAAGAAGGGAGGCCAGGATGCCAGCAAGACAGACAAGCCAGAGAAGGCCCAGCCCAAGGCTACCACCGAACAGTTGCGCATTGCCCAGATCACCAATAGCACCACAGAGGATCCGCAGATCAACGAGAAGGTTCTCCTTCTTTTGACCATGACCCAACGTTCCGAGGAGGAGGTCTGCTGTGCCCTCAACGAGTGCGATTACGACCTGGAGGCCGCGGCCAACTTCTTGATCGAGGAGCTACCGCAG GGCGCCTTTGCCAAGTACGAGAAAAAGCGCAAGAACAAGGCTGCAAATAACACGGCTGATGGTGCTGCTGGCGATGGCGATTGGGCcgatggcaatggcaatgcgGACAGGCGGGAAAAGTCGCGAAACCGCAGCTCAAATCGCGGAGGCACCCGTGGCTCCAGTGACAGTCGTGGAT GGCGCGGAAGAGAGACTCGTGAGAATGAGCGCAACCAGCGCGAATCTCGCGAACCTTGGTCCGGGCAAAACGCTGGTCAGGACCGCGGTGACGATCGGGCAAATGACAACTACCGCGGGCAGCGCAACGGCGGCGGACGCAGTGGTCCCGGTGGCGGTGGACGCGGTGGTGGCTTTGTCTCTCGCTCTGGCCGTGGCGGCGGCCGCATGGGGGGACGCACCGGTGGACCGCGTGGCGATCGCGGCAGCGGAGGCCCTGGTGGTGCTTATGGATCAGGTCGCGGTGGCAATGCAAACGAGGATCACCACGAGGTTGAGCTGTGGGACAACACCATTGCCCAAAATGCCGAGAAGCAGCAACAGGCTCATGACGATGCCTGGGGCGACTGGAACAACGAGGAGTACGAGGGCTCGCTCAAGGACAGCAAGGTGTTCACCACTAGCAACCTGGCAACGCAATCCGCTGCCAACGTGGTTAGCGGAACTGGCGCGAGTGTTACAGCTGTTCCTGCGGCGGCTGGAACCGAGATATCGGCGCCACCGGGCCTTGAACATCAGTTGGTGCAGCAGGGATCTCATCTGGAGGAGAGCTCCAGCAGCGGCCCAGCGGCGGTCACACCGCCAGCAACGCTGAGCGGCTCGGCGACCACGCCGCTGCTGCAATACAGCGCAGCGGTCAGTAATCCACCGCCCCAGCTGCAGTCCCAGGGCACACAGTCAGGAGCGGGTACAGGAGCGAGCGCAGCTGCCGGCGGAGGAGCAGGCAGCACACCGTCATCCTTTGTATCCGCCTCTCCCGACACATTCTCAAGCGCCGCCTCGGCAGCTGCCACGCTGGTGCATCAAGcacaaaagcagcagcaacttcagCAGCAGACGACGCCTATCAAGCCGTCGGCTACTTTGTCGGTCGAGCAATCTCAGTATTTCAACTCGTTGGCCAGCCAGGGCGTCAGCCCAGGTTCTGTTCCAGTGCAATCGGCGCCAGCGGGTTACGCGCAAAACCCCGTGGCCGCCTACTCCCAAACTAGCACTAGCGTGGGTGTGAGCCAGTACCCCAATACCTATGCCAACGTATTCGCTTCTGGAACGGCAGCTGGAGCTGGCACTGCCGAGCAATCGCAGCAGCAACCGCAGATACGGAGGGCACGTGTTAAGCTGCCACCACCCTCGAAGATTCCTGCGAGTGCCGTCGAAATGCCCGGAGACAATGCACTGAACAACATTGGCTACCTGGACGTGCAGTTCGGCGCTCTGGACTTCGGCACGGACGATGGCTTCGAGCCATTGCCGGAGAAGGTTGGTTCGGGCTTTAGCATTGatggtcagcagcagcaacagcagccagaTGACTACCAGAGCAAgtcccagcaacagcagcaggtgACGCTAGCGGCAGGTCTACAGAGTTCGCAGATT AGCGATGCCTTAAATGCAGCGGGCTATACAAGCCGTTCGACgtcacagcagcagcagggcgTTAGCTCAGCGGTGAATGCCACAATCGATCAGCTGACCAAGAGCGATCCCTACGGACAGACGGGCGGCAGTGGTAACGCCTACCAAAACGCGTACCAGAGCAGTGGAGCGAGTAAGACAGCCAGTGGCTTTCCGACGACCGCGCCCGGTGGCTACAGCAGCTCCACATACGCGAATGTGCAAAGCTCAGTAGCCAACAGTTACCAGCAGCAGGGATACGGCTCATACCAGCCCAGTTCCTACCAGCAGCAGGCTGGCAGCGGGGCTCAAAGCGGTACAGGTGCGGTAAGCGGAGGCGGAGGAACGGCGACGCAAAACATTCCGGttggaggcagcagcagccaaaatAGCACGAG TGTCTCAACCAGCAGCGGAGTGAGCAGCAACAGCGGAAGCACAGGCAATGGCGGTGTGGTGAGCGGTCAAACAGGTGCTAACCAGGCGGCTGTATCGAACA ATAACAGCGTGAGCGGCAGCAGCTCGGTCAGCAATGTGACGGCAGGCGTTGCGAGTGGCAACGTAGCTGGCGTGGGCGGAGGCGTAAGCCAGAGCGGCGTAAGTAGTGGAGTCGGCGTGCCCGGTGGCAGCGCGTCCAGCGTCGGTGTGAATgtgaacaacaacagcagcagcgccagctCGGTGGGAGCAGCGACCGTTGCCCAGACAGCCACGGGAACCACCGCTGCAGTGCTGGCCTCGCTGACCAACAagaacaccagcagcagcaatagcagcggcagcggtggcagtgcTGCCACGACGACGGGCAACGCCAGCGGACAAGGTGCGGGAGCAAGCACCGGCGGCGTGGGCAGCTCGTcgggtgctggtggtgctggtaGTGGTGGTGGCAGCGGTAGCGGCTTGGTGCCCACCAACATCCAAATGGTTAGTCAATATATTCAGACTGGATTGCCATACTATCAGCAACCAGTGTATTCCTACGAGGAATTGCAAATGATGCAACAGAGAGTGCCACATGTG CAGGGATATTACGATCTGAACTATCCGCCGGCCAGTTTAGGAGCTGGACGTGACAACCTCGGCTCTGTGACGTATTCTGCTATGAATGATGGACGCTTTGCCCGCACTGACAATAACTCCAGTCCGGTCGGCAAT GTCTCCAGCACAATGTCGCAACAGGCTGGCTCAAGTGCGCCCATGCTAAATGTTCCTTACGCCTACTTCTATGGTGGCAATGTAATGCCCGGTAGTTTTCAATATGGCACGCCCGCCATATATCCA CAAATACCGGCAGCAAACACTGCCTCCGGTCAACAGTTCCCGAAGCCTTCGTATAGCGCGGGCTACGGCTCGACCAGCTATGACACTCTGTCGCAGACCACGCAGGACTACAGCAAGGGCGGCTACTCGTCGAGCGTGAATCAGCAGAGCAAAACTCAGACTGTGTCCAACCAGTCGCAGGCAGGCACTGGATCCGATCTGACCTCTTCTATGTACGGAAAAGGACACGTGGCGCTGAACAAGGTTAAT TCGTACGAGAAGCAGAGTTTCCATTCGGGCACTCCGCCCCCGTTTAACATGCCCAACACTCAGACGGCTGGAGGCACCTCTGCCCAACCGTACGGCATGTACTTGCCGATGCCAGCGGCCGGACACCACAATATGATCCATCAGCCCATCCACCAG GACTCGAACAGTGCCGGGCAGCGTCAACAGTCGACCAGCCAGTCGAAGTCTGCTGGCAAGCAAGGCTACTCGCCCTCGTACTGGGCCGGACAGAACTAGCTTCCGGAGAACACGATCTGGCGGCCCCTGCAGATCGCCCGCGCGAACGACTTTTATAGCCTTCGcagcaatagcagcagcaccacaacaataacaacaacaaccaccaccaccacgccCATTCACCACATCTACAGCAAGAGCAGCGCCAGCAATGCCCGGACGCTGCCCATCACACTCGGAACCAACTCAAAAGTGACCACAATAGCAGCCAGCAACTCCACAACGAGCGTGGATGCCAGCAacacaccaacagcagcaatagTTAAGACGACAACATCGGCGATGCCGGGCATTCCCGGCCAGTTGCTGATGCTCGTcaaggagcaacagcagccacaaccACAGCcgccaccacaacaacaacaacatcaagcACTCGCCGACAAGGTGGGGAGCGAGAAATCCTCGCCAGCGTCGGAGAATGATTATCTAATATACGATGATAAGCGATCATACTTTACTTAA